From the genome of Fibrobacter sp. UWR3, one region includes:
- a CDS encoding extracellular solute-binding protein — MKKYSIVRICAVSLTAALTLFLTACNEQGSAGAKPAGKNAELNCPELPVDSTATGEFDPVASKDARPCGTITLWGSAMPKSFNMWEDYNSFSAELMGMMFEPLVSLHSTEDREVGILADSWSVSEDGKTFTFHVDARARWSDGKPVTAEDVQYYYDVIMDEKNLTPIFKVGLSRFDRPEVVDSLTVKMTAKESHWGNFWEAAGMLAFPKHAWAGKDFNQIRYEFPVVSGPYKIKTFREDRYVELERRADWWGFHKNWNRGKYNFQKIRYRFMNDQTKALEAFKKQDFNAYAIYTSSIWMKQTDFDAVKKGWAVKQRIFNKEPIGFQGMAINLRKPQFQDVRVRRALSMLLNREAMNEKYMFGQYFLLNSYYPDLWEGNKNPTAPLYTFNPDSARALFAEAGYKVNDQGVLEKDGKPFAINFITSQEDLRHLTLFQEDLKKVGVVATIEQMSQSTLRKRLDDADFDLYWVNWGAGRLRDPEASWHSATALQKGTNNLAGVQDKVVDSLINLQKTEFDLAKRNEILKALDNRLAEIVPYVLMWQCDHHRILYWNRYGTPEKVLDHFNREDAIPVYWWLDPEKSKKLDAAMKAGESLPVPVYDVR, encoded by the coding sequence ATGAAGAAGTATTCTATTGTTCGCATTTGCGCCGTGTCTTTGACTGCGGCATTGACTTTATTCCTTACCGCCTGCAACGAGCAGGGCTCTGCGGGCGCGAAGCCTGCGGGCAAGAACGCCGAGTTGAACTGCCCGGAACTGCCGGTCGATTCCACCGCCACAGGCGAGTTCGACCCGGTCGCTTCTAAGGATGCACGCCCCTGCGGAACGATTACGCTCTGGGGCTCTGCGATGCCGAAGTCGTTCAACATGTGGGAAGACTACAACAGCTTCTCTGCCGAGCTCATGGGCATGATGTTCGAACCGCTCGTGAGTCTGCACTCCACCGAGGACCGCGAAGTGGGCATTCTCGCCGACAGCTGGAGCGTATCGGAAGACGGCAAGACGTTCACCTTCCACGTAGATGCGCGGGCCCGGTGGAGCGACGGCAAGCCCGTCACCGCCGAGGACGTGCAGTACTACTACGACGTCATCATGGACGAGAAGAACCTCACGCCGATTTTCAAGGTCGGGCTTAGCCGTTTCGACCGCCCGGAGGTGGTCGACAGCCTCACGGTGAAGATGACCGCGAAGGAATCGCACTGGGGTAACTTCTGGGAAGCCGCGGGCATGCTCGCTTTCCCGAAGCACGCCTGGGCAGGGAAGGACTTCAACCAGATCCGCTACGAGTTCCCGGTCGTCTCGGGCCCGTACAAGATCAAGACCTTCCGCGAAGACCGCTATGTGGAACTGGAACGTCGCGCCGACTGGTGGGGCTTCCATAAGAACTGGAACCGCGGCAAGTACAACTTCCAGAAAATCCGCTACCGCTTCATGAACGACCAGACGAAGGCGCTCGAAGCCTTCAAGAAGCAGGATTTCAACGCCTACGCCATCTACACCAGCAGTATTTGGATGAAGCAGACTGACTTCGACGCCGTGAAGAAGGGATGGGCCGTGAAGCAGCGTATCTTTAACAAGGAGCCCATCGGATTCCAGGGCATGGCCATCAACCTGCGCAAGCCGCAGTTCCAGGATGTGCGCGTCCGCCGCGCCCTTTCGATGCTCCTGAACCGCGAGGCGATGAACGAGAAGTACATGTTTGGCCAGTACTTCTTGCTGAACAGCTACTACCCCGACTTGTGGGAAGGCAACAAGAACCCGACGGCGCCGCTCTACACGTTCAACCCGGATAGCGCCCGCGCCCTCTTTGCTGAGGCGGGCTACAAGGTGAACGACCAGGGGGTGCTCGAGAAGGATGGCAAGCCGTTTGCGATTAACTTCATCACGAGCCAGGAAGACCTGCGCCACCTCACGCTGTTCCAGGAAGACCTGAAGAAGGTGGGCGTGGTGGCGACCATTGAGCAGATGAGCCAGAGCACCTTGCGCAAGCGTCTGGACGATGCCGACTTTGACCTTTACTGGGTGAACTGGGGCGCTGGCCGCCTCCGCGACCCCGAAGCGAGCTGGCATTCTGCGACCGCTCTCCAGAAGGGCACGAACAACTTGGCCGGCGTGCAAGACAAGGTGGTCGATAGCTTAATCAACTTGCAGAAGACGGAATTCGATTTGGCCAAGCGCAACGAAATCCTGAAGGCGCTCGATAACCGCCTCGCAGAAATCGTGCCGTACGTGCTCATGTGGCAGTGCGACCACCACCGCATCCTCTACTGGAACCGCTATGGCACTCCCGAGAAGGTGTTGGACCATTTCAACCGCGAAGACGCCATTCCCGTCTACTGGTGGCTTGACCCGGAGAAGTCCAAAAAACTTGACGCCGCGATGAAGGCTGGCGAGAGTTTGCCGGTCCCGGTGTATGACGTGAGATAA
- a CDS encoding transporter gives MFKKIILALAVLACASFATWDYYPIPQNKNGGAEAGLYYDKDHRWSQAGLKMGARFTMIKGLEIALTSWGYQFWNEEDCSGCVNGGDGLRDLTIGGRFEIAPMITAFLDFNLPVGDDEYDGAGTNPPSNGEFSIYAGAQFSAPTKMDGLLFGTEAGFLWGFEHDNHERGLDIHVGAEVGYTIPKVGLTPYIGMLLKFRLSESVWYDGNDTEHGYADRRSRQYNLWMGIAYDITPMITVKGQFIFRNEKYKGVWTDGNPHHLGGDANGLYMAAVFNF, from the coding sequence ATGTTCAAGAAAATTATTCTCGCGCTCGCAGTGCTCGCCTGTGCAAGTTTTGCCACATGGGACTACTATCCCATCCCGCAAAACAAGAACGGAGGCGCAGAAGCGGGCCTCTACTACGACAAGGACCACCGCTGGTCTCAGGCCGGCCTCAAGATGGGCGCACGCTTTACCATGATCAAGGGTCTCGAAATCGCCCTGACCAGCTGGGGCTACCAATTCTGGAACGAGGAAGACTGCTCGGGCTGCGTGAACGGCGGCGACGGACTTCGCGACCTCACCATCGGCGGGCGTTTCGAAATCGCCCCGATGATTACCGCCTTCCTCGACTTCAACCTCCCCGTAGGTGACGACGAGTACGACGGTGCGGGCACGAACCCGCCCTCCAACGGAGAATTCTCCATCTACGCAGGTGCGCAGTTCTCGGCCCCGACCAAGATGGACGGGCTCCTGTTCGGCACGGAAGCGGGCTTCCTCTGGGGTTTCGAGCACGACAACCACGAACGCGGGCTCGACATCCATGTGGGCGCCGAAGTGGGTTACACCATCCCGAAAGTCGGCCTTACTCCCTATATCGGCATGCTCCTCAAGTTCCGCCTCAGCGAGAGCGTATGGTACGATGGCAACGATACCGAACACGGCTATGCCGATCGCAGGTCCCGCCAATACAACCTCTGGATGGGCATCGCCTACGACATCACGCCGATGATTACCGTGAAGGGACAGTTTATCTTCCGCAACGAGAAGTATAAGGGCGTTTGGACTGACGGGAACCCGCACCACCTTGGCGGCGACGCCAACGGGCTCTACATGGCGGCAGTCTTCAATTTCTAG
- a CDS encoding porin family protein, with protein sequence MFKKILLAAVLAATASFAQINFGVHAGVDMNTLWGDDAEDFGTSVGFNAGVGMKISLPLLPITLAPEVLIDMRNFSIERSGEDLGVTTWALDIPVLVRFSLLPILYLEGGPQFAFNLSTDSEKVGGTSIADWMDFNTFEFDLVFGVGTGIVPLVDIDFRVVLGMTNFLADPEIGDPLDVSNMQFMLGATYWF encoded by the coding sequence ATGTTCAAGAAAATCCTCCTGGCTGCAGTCCTCGCGGCAACAGCCTCTTTCGCACAGATTAACTTCGGTGTCCATGCTGGCGTCGACATGAACACCCTCTGGGGCGACGACGCCGAAGATTTCGGTACCAGCGTCGGTTTCAATGCCGGTGTCGGTATGAAGATTTCTCTCCCGTTGCTCCCGATTACGCTTGCCCCGGAAGTGTTGATCGACATGCGTAACTTCAGCATCGAAAGATCCGGTGAAGACCTGGGCGTGACGACCTGGGCCCTGGATATTCCGGTTCTCGTCCGTTTCTCCCTGCTCCCCATCCTCTACCTCGAAGGTGGCCCGCAGTTCGCTTTCAACCTAAGCACTGATTCCGAAAAGGTTGGTGGAACCTCTATCGCAGACTGGATGGACTTCAATACCTTCGAATTTGACCTGGTGTTCGGTGTCGGTACCGGCATCGTCCCGCTGGTCGACATCGACTTCCGCGTGGTTCTCGGCATGACCAACTTCCTTGCCGACCCGGAGATTGGCGATCCGCTCGATGTTTCGAACATGCAGTTCATGCTCGGCGCAACCTACTGGTTCTAG
- a CDS encoding T9SS type A sorting domain-containing protein: MDPNSCTGISIDFETSIDLGGFEVSNGDTVCVNTFDPVLIPVDYVLKINGNGNTIKGYCDIGEGNKSFFKGVENFGRTGESIVAVQNAQFNDLHFDGAYVKATGDGARAAVLAEQSYGIAFNNVSVANSVISASHTAGGLVGNYETAYDDITSVHVDAVLRGVHVGGLFGEAIFASAEMASSVSNISVDIEVYAVGEDSVAAGGFAGQFTMRDANIVFSNDTVTLVMPNGATTVVAGGLVGNFLYDASRSVEMLNLGNIIDISVNSTGYIAYAGGLVGMGSFENVAVTDSLNKIHAVIAAKGSGDGVVAAGGEFGLAQNAKSMRFANETVDARLVAAGSRRQRLGGVIGDVQGIPSDAPTIVRSDVNASIASSGTDEIEVAMGGLVASAATTSGGTYYGIVYADSGSVTVSMEAASSGTVYAGGVVGYINAETEELDYIGGLRSFSMQVKAPAGKDLIRLSSKNMKLVYAGGCAGKIVSPKATNEIRRYLVEGDIDIVAERYADSSAVGGLIGDVIASRTIVYDNLSRGDMLSNVENTGFVVGRHVGTRDDTYGMKIIANVHYGSQDADAKSPLGLMQILNQGVYTQVTDWNQGPSEFEGFKYSVIYNYRNSIESGNIVLQPTGTFDESLLDGVLDDKTIKSRQLAYVMNEMPGCSQQDRGLLDTGLVCWENGADSVLRMCDDGEERTAYKVELDVTELYSKFTDADKESLEGILDSVYAPEDDYTEYRLVTYTEKDRRVSPDFVKRIRALSVDFGVFEETNEIDLETYTMLQNELYQTEENSSFVVVYETAIVVVDQPATSYGNLDETLPYPVYLWPKVTKVRRYNEHAVIPPVFVMNDGKKVEFGIDSYYINCREGGNCDADKIEGELGETRNFARIMENIAGRYGPEYSDTIHLIYAPIGGISETPTMALGVSGNHAIMYTAYGYKDGLLAQFDTASAGYFNNPFVPMASKYSIAADAGFILKKWKADFWAHMTGSRNIEECYEEGQASEECSKAVTFETTKNYFAEPSSIKAAFMDNMENRSFLKWSAEFDADGVVDMDSVIAAIVEMGDMLTSNFHYYYLLHAIPELEAIPYAISFDVNAADMDVFVAGYTDTLAIYSRDNDMTAKLPTLYTTDTTRCFGGWSVSPDKQDFLARELDANLLNAVEPVDNVFSLYGAWNNSLVTEADGQPGKETYEMGGCDNIENSQILLHYQGDVGSEGGKIYLWQKLVNPVDTLTFRHDFEDSTMAIPGAWTFFRFHVGAEPEPGYALSHVKLVRGIMENADAPSGEADTIDVAMQDGDGVIEFYSGSRSPELLVEFSKFISVAFDLNTKQEDVFYDLDFVQGDSLKVLNNDDQVLLPAWIYTANSCVLGWSAEKDAEKYDYRVMTYGGELYEKLQDTQKLYAVWGDADLCVDSARYARVKAVAENGSIELLEGEGEPRVHWFGTDGSIILPPEQYTGGFRVRAIPDDGYVLEKILLIQDGDTFPFENGEWLEGLVDGAEIRAYFIESAEPVVTDGAKFYQSGNAVRFTFHKDGFVKDGKASIRISLENDDGKELDGNEYKCTTDACDLEWERFPLAAGFYLFTASVVRDGHDSLLREQDFEVVAEIAIAGEKSWQMISLANVDMDKLSWDGDETFYWWAEDRNYGKYWQYQELVKSQTPEKERGYWYSSIEGRPLVLKDSAFADDITWNLTNENGGWNLVANPYGWQIDLVVDEYDLDEPEEKSEDNRKKRVPLVEYNRWNPEEGQYVPVSKLGPYQAVWAQLNRSMSTTIEIAARPSFDKDMNVDANAEMDRTLNRRFAKIGDVSGWALQAMLSDGKGKKDSWNVLGVGDFARQSEEPPAGMGDHVNLSILDGGKRLMKSVKAAGEGASYEWNIDLTATSPRTGYLSFAGIDGLEFRGLSVYVTVDGNTTRVREGEPLKVALSSEAKVATVFVGSAPKVALVKTLAGLKAVQAGATLQVDFDAGAGLAGSAVRVDVLDLKGNVVRSVASSALAGVNRVTLDAPKPGIYMLRVRAGSQMKAGRILVK; the protein is encoded by the coding sequence ATGGATCCGAATTCCTGCACTGGCATTAGCATTGATTTTGAAACCTCTATAGACTTGGGCGGTTTCGAAGTCTCTAACGGTGATACGGTATGCGTGAACACTTTTGACCCGGTGCTTATTCCTGTAGACTATGTCTTGAAGATAAATGGCAATGGCAATACAATCAAGGGCTATTGTGATATCGGTGAAGGGAATAAATCGTTTTTCAAGGGGGTTGAAAACTTTGGAAGAACTGGTGAAAGTATTGTTGCCGTTCAGAATGCTCAGTTCAACGACCTCCATTTTGATGGGGCCTATGTAAAGGCGACGGGTGATGGTGCGCGTGCGGCGGTGCTTGCGGAACAGTCGTATGGAATTGCTTTTAACAATGTCTCGGTTGCTAATTCCGTTATAAGTGCTTCACATACTGCTGGTGGACTTGTCGGTAATTACGAGACTGCATACGATGATATAACATCTGTGCATGTGGATGCCGTCTTGCGAGGTGTGCATGTCGGTGGCCTGTTCGGGGAAGCCATTTTTGCTAGTGCAGAAATGGCTAGCTCTGTTTCAAATATTTCTGTCGATATAGAAGTATACGCTGTGGGCGAGGATTCAGTAGCTGCTGGTGGCTTTGCGGGGCAATTTACCATGAGAGATGCGAATATCGTGTTCAGCAACGATACCGTTACGCTTGTGATGCCGAATGGAGCAACCACTGTTGTAGCGGGTGGCCTTGTTGGAAATTTCCTGTATGATGCGAGCCGGTCTGTTGAAATGCTTAACCTGGGCAATATAATCGACATCTCCGTAAATTCGACGGGGTATATCGCCTATGCGGGTGGCCTAGTCGGGATGGGGTCGTTTGAGAATGTCGCTGTTACGGATTCATTGAATAAGATTCATGCGGTTATTGCTGCGAAGGGCTCAGGCGACGGCGTCGTTGCAGCGGGTGGCGAGTTCGGATTAGCGCAAAATGCCAAAAGTATGCGGTTCGCAAACGAGACCGTCGATGCGCGTCTTGTTGCCGCCGGTAGCCGGCGCCAGCGCCTCGGTGGTGTTATCGGCGATGTTCAGGGAATTCCTTCGGATGCACCTACCATAGTGAGAAGTGATGTAAATGCGTCTATTGCTAGTTCGGGAACTGACGAGATAGAAGTGGCCATGGGTGGATTGGTGGCATCAGCTGCTACGACTAGTGGAGGTACGTACTATGGAATCGTCTATGCCGATTCGGGTAGTGTAACGGTTTCGATGGAGGCCGCATCTTCTGGAACCGTTTATGCGGGTGGTGTCGTTGGCTATATCAATGCCGAAACTGAGGAACTCGACTATATCGGCGGACTGCGCTCGTTCTCGATGCAGGTCAAGGCTCCTGCCGGAAAGGATCTCATAAGGCTGTCCTCCAAGAATATGAAGCTTGTCTATGCTGGAGGGTGCGCCGGAAAAATCGTGTCTCCGAAGGCTACCAATGAAATCCGCAGGTATCTGGTCGAAGGCGATATAGATATTGTTGCAGAACGGTATGCGGATTCTAGTGCCGTGGGTGGGCTGATTGGCGATGTAATTGCCTCGAGAACGATCGTTTATGATAACCTAAGCCGTGGTGACATGCTTTCGAATGTCGAAAATACGGGCTTTGTTGTGGGTAGGCACGTTGGTACAAGGGACGATACCTATGGCATGAAAATTATTGCGAATGTCCATTATGGTTCGCAGGATGCGGACGCGAAATCGCCTTTAGGTTTGATGCAAATACTTAATCAGGGGGTGTATACTCAAGTAACGGACTGGAATCAGGGTCCATCTGAGTTCGAGGGATTCAAGTATAGTGTCATTTACAACTACCGTAATTCTATTGAATCGGGAAATATCGTGCTTCAGCCTACGGGAACATTCGATGAATCCCTGCTCGATGGCGTTCTGGATGACAAAACGATAAAGTCGAGACAGCTTGCGTATGTCATGAACGAAATGCCTGGCTGCTCACAACAGGATCGGGGCTTACTTGATACGGGTCTTGTATGCTGGGAAAATGGTGCCGACTCCGTTTTGCGGATGTGTGATGACGGAGAGGAACGTACCGCGTACAAGGTGGAACTTGATGTAACTGAACTCTACTCCAAGTTTACCGATGCGGACAAGGAATCCCTGGAGGGCATCCTGGATTCAGTCTATGCCCCCGAAGACGATTATACGGAGTACAGGCTTGTTACCTACACGGAAAAGGACCGCCGCGTGAGCCCTGATTTTGTAAAGCGCATCCGGGCGCTGAGCGTTGATTTTGGCGTGTTCGAGGAAACCAATGAAATAGACCTTGAAACTTACACGATGTTGCAAAACGAGCTTTACCAAACGGAAGAAAACAGCAGTTTCGTCGTCGTCTACGAGACGGCGATAGTTGTTGTGGATCAACCTGCAACATCGTATGGAAACCTGGACGAAACCTTGCCGTACCCGGTGTATCTCTGGCCGAAGGTAACGAAGGTACGCCGTTATAACGAACATGCCGTTATCCCTCCCGTGTTCGTGATGAATGACGGTAAAAAAGTTGAGTTCGGCATAGATAGTTACTACATAAATTGTAGGGAAGGCGGGAACTGTGATGCTGATAAAATTGAAGGCGAACTTGGTGAGACTAGGAATTTTGCACGGATAATGGAAAATATTGCTGGCCGTTACGGTCCGGAGTACAGCGATACCATTCACTTGATTTATGCCCCGATTGGGGGAATTTCCGAGACTCCGACCATGGCTCTCGGCGTGAGCGGTAACCATGCAATCATGTATACTGCGTATGGTTACAAGGATGGCCTGTTGGCACAATTTGATACGGCAAGTGCGGGGTATTTTAACAATCCGTTTGTCCCGATGGCTTCCAAGTACAGCATTGCCGCCGATGCGGGATTTATCCTGAAAAAATGGAAGGCAGATTTCTGGGCGCACATGACAGGCTCCCGAAACATAGAGGAGTGCTACGAAGAAGGTCAGGCATCGGAAGAATGCTCCAAGGCGGTTACTTTTGAAACAACGAAAAACTATTTCGCGGAACCGTCGTCAATCAAGGCCGCCTTTATGGACAACATGGAGAACAGGTCGTTCTTGAAGTGGAGTGCGGAATTCGATGCCGACGGCGTTGTCGATATGGATAGCGTTATTGCCGCTATTGTGGAAATGGGTGATATGTTGACCAGTAATTTCCATTACTACTACCTCCTGCACGCGATTCCCGAACTCGAGGCGATTCCTTATGCAATCTCGTTCGATGTGAATGCCGCTGATATGGACGTGTTTGTGGCCGGCTATACGGATACGCTCGCAATCTATTCAAGGGATAACGACATGACGGCCAAGTTGCCGACGCTGTATACGACAGACACAACGAGGTGTTTTGGTGGCTGGAGCGTCAGTCCCGATAAGCAGGATTTCCTTGCGAGAGAACTGGATGCGAACTTGCTCAATGCGGTTGAACCCGTAGACAATGTGTTTAGTTTGTACGGAGCCTGGAATAATTCTCTTGTAACAGAAGCGGATGGTCAGCCCGGTAAGGAAACTTATGAAATGGGTGGCTGCGACAATATAGAGAATTCGCAGATTTTGCTGCACTACCAAGGCGATGTCGGCTCAGAGGGGGGCAAGATCTACCTATGGCAGAAGCTCGTTAACCCGGTGGACACTTTGACGTTCAGGCACGATTTTGAAGATTCCACGATGGCGATTCCTGGAGCGTGGACGTTCTTCCGGTTCCACGTGGGTGCCGAACCCGAGCCGGGCTATGCGCTTTCGCACGTGAAATTGGTCCGTGGCATTATGGAAAACGCGGACGCACCTTCGGGCGAAGCCGATACAATCGATGTCGCCATGCAAGATGGCGATGGCGTGATTGAATTTTATAGCGGCTCCCGCTCGCCGGAACTTCTTGTCGAGTTCTCGAAGTTCATCTCTGTGGCGTTTGACCTGAACACGAAACAGGAAGACGTGTTCTATGATCTGGATTTTGTCCAGGGCGATTCCCTGAAGGTCTTGAACAACGATGACCAGGTGCTTTTGCCTGCATGGATATACACGGCGAATTCGTGCGTGCTCGGTTGGTCTGCCGAGAAGGATGCGGAAAAATACGATTACCGTGTCATGACCTATGGCGGCGAGCTGTATGAAAAACTCCAGGATACCCAGAAACTGTATGCCGTGTGGGGCGATGCTGACCTGTGTGTGGATAGCGCCCGCTATGCGCGTGTCAAGGCAGTTGCCGAGAACGGGAGCATAGAGCTGCTTGAAGGCGAGGGTGAACCGCGCGTGCACTGGTTCGGTACCGACGGAAGCATTATCCTGCCTCCTGAACAATACACGGGCGGTTTCAGGGTGCGCGCTATCCCGGATGATGGCTACGTGCTCGAAAAGATTCTGCTTATCCAGGATGGCGACACCTTCCCGTTTGAAAACGGCGAATGGCTCGAGGGCCTTGTTGATGGTGCCGAAATCCGCGCCTACTTTATCGAAAGCGCAGAACCTGTCGTGACGGACGGTGCCAAGTTCTATCAGTCGGGCAATGCAGTCCGCTTCACGTTCCACAAGGATGGCTTCGTGAAGGATGGCAAGGCATCGATCCGCATTTCGCTTGAAAACGATGACGGGAAGGAGCTTGACGGCAATGAGTACAAGTGTACCACGGATGCCTGTGACTTGGAATGGGAACGTTTCCCGCTTGCTGCCGGATTCTACCTGTTTACCGCCAGCGTGGTGCGCGATGGCCACGACTCTCTCTTGCGTGAACAGGATTTCGAGGTCGTTGCCGAAATCGCGATTGCCGGTGAAAAATCCTGGCAGATGATTTCGCTTGCCAATGTGGACATGGACAAGTTGTCGTGGGACGGCGACGAGACGTTCTACTGGTGGGCCGAGGACAGGAACTATGGCAAGTATTGGCAGTATCAGGAATTGGTCAAGTCGCAGACGCCCGAAAAGGAACGCGGCTACTGGTACAGCTCTATCGAGGGGCGCCCGCTCGTGCTGAAGGACTCTGCGTTCGCGGATGACATTACGTGGAACCTCACGAACGAGAACGGTGGCTGGAACCTTGTCGCGAACCCCTACGGCTGGCAAATAGACCTGGTTGTGGATGAGTACGACCTGGATGAACCCGAGGAAAAGTCCGAGGACAATCGCAAGAAGAGGGTTCCACTCGTGGAGTACAACCGCTGGAATCCGGAAGAGGGTCAGTACGTGCCTGTAAGCAAGCTCGGTCCCTACCAGGCGGTGTGGGCGCAACTGAACCGCTCCATGAGCACGACGATTGAGATTGCAGCGAGACCGTCGTTCGATAAAGACATGAATGTCGACGCGAATGCAGAAATGGACAGGACGCTCAACCGCAGGTTTGCAAAGATTGGTGACGTATCGGGCTGGGCGTTGCAGGCTATGCTGAGTGACGGGAAAGGCAAGAAGGACAGCTGGAACGTGCTCGGCGTAGGTGATTTTGCAAGGCAGTCCGAGGAACCGCCTGCCGGTATGGGCGACCACGTGAACCTCTCGATACTTGATGGTGGCAAGAGGCTCATGAAGAGCGTGAAGGCGGCGGGCGAGGGCGCTTCGTATGAATGGAACATCGACCTCACGGCGACGAGCCCGCGCACGGGTTACCTGTCGTTTGCGGGTATTGACGGTTTGGAATTCCGTGGGCTTTCCGTGTACGTGACCGTGGACGGGAATACGACGCGCGTGCGGGAAGGCGAACCGCTGAAGGTCGCGCTTTCTTCCGAAGCGAAGGTCGCGACCGTGTTCGTGGGTTCTGCCCCGAAGGTCGCGCTGGTCAAGACGCTTGCCGGCCTCAAGGCGGTGCAGGCGGGCGCGACCCTCCAGGTGGACTTCGATGCGGGTGCGGGCCTTGCGGGCAGTGCAGTGCGCGTGGACGTGCTCGACCTGAAGGGGAACGTTGTCCGGAGTGTGGCTTCGAGTGCCCTTGCCGGCGTGAACCGCGTGACCCTCGATGCCCCGAAGCCGGGCATCTACATGCTCCGCGTGCGTGCGGGTAGCCAGATGAAGGCCGGTCGTATTCTTGTGAAATAG